The segment ATCCTCATTGTTAGTAGGAATATCTATTTCTCAACTGTTCGCACAAGGAGCTAATATTCATGAGCAAAAAGGAGATTATAGAACTCCAATTTCAGAATTTAGAAATGGTTTTACTCAAAATCAAGTTCAAAAATTTAGAGAAAATTATAACCTGTCTCATTTATTAAAAGGTGGAGATGATGCAGTTTGGTGGGGCTTAAGAACGTCAGAATTATTTCCTACATCCATCTTGGAACCTACACAAGAAATAATGGAGCTAGGGATTAACCTAGATACTAAAATTGGAGAAGTTAAAGCCAATACAAAGCACTTTGGAGAAATATCTTTAGATGATTTTATGGTACATCCTCACAGTTATGCGCAAGGGTTTCTTGTAGTACATAAAGGTGAAATCGTTTATGAGAATTATCAGGGGATGACTGAAAAAGACCACCATGTTTGGATGTCATGTGCTAAAATAATTCCAGGTTTAGCCGTTGATCTATTGATCTCAGATGGAAAAATAAATGAAGAATTACCCATAGAACATTATATCCATGAATTTAGGCATACTGCTTATGGTAAAATTAAAGTGAAGGATATAATGGATATGACAGCAGGGCTTAATTCAGAAGAGAATGATCTAACACGTTCAGATTCAAATTCTATTGCGACAAGGTTATTTCTAGCAGAGTTTGGTTTACCATTTAAAGGAGAGCATCAGAAAGTAAAAGATGTACTAAAAAGTGCAGAATATCAGAATCTGGCAGGGATGAAATTAGAATACAGTTCATCAAATACTGAGATGCTAGTTTTATTGGTAGAGTCTGTGACAGGAAAACCATTTTCAGCATTTGTAGATCAAAGGATTTATTCAAAAATAGGAGCTGAATCCTCTTTAAATATTCACTTATCACCTGATGGTATAGCATTAGGACATGGTGTCGTTTCAAGTAGATTAAGAGACATGGCTCGAGTGGGTATGTTGTATACGCCTAGTTGGAATAAAATAGCTACTGAGCAAGTTGTGTCATCAGAGATTTTGGAGAAAATACAAAAAGGTACAAGGTCGAAGGAATTTTATAGGAACGGATATGATGGTCCTGTTTTTATAGATCGATTAGGGGATGATAGCATGATTTCTAATTCAAGACAATGGGATGCTGTCTGGCCCAATGGTGATTTTTGGAAAGCAGGATTACAAGGTCAAGGTATTTATGTTTCTCCTGAAAAAGATCTGGTTATCGTATTTTTTTCAACAAATGGACAAGATGATTCTGTTCATAGGTATGTTCGTCAAATCGTTAATGTAATACAGTAATATGAAAAAGATTCAACTATTCATTATTGCCTGTTTACTATTCGCAGGTGATATATATGCACAAGGCTTCGTGTCTGATCAACTAAACAAAAATAAAGATACAGTAGAATGGAAAGATCCTTCTTTTCCAGGTTCTTGGTCCGTTTCAGGGAATGGAAAGGTAAGAATGAAAATTGGAGGATATATGAAAAATGATTTCGTCTATGATGTTAATGGAACTAGAGATAAAACTCAATTCCTCATGTCAACTATTCCTGTTCAAGGAGAAGCGGATTATGGTAGTTCCGGTTATATCAGTTTCTTTTCTAAAGAGACAAGGATCAACCTTGATGTAAGAAGTAAAGTCAATAATACACCTGTCCAAATGTTTGTAGAAGGGGATTTCTTTTCTTCTACAGGAAATCAGTTTAGAATGAGACATGCTTATATTAAAGTAGGTGGGTTCACCTTCGGTCAAACATGGACGAATCTTACTTTCTTAGAAACTCTTCCTTTTATTATCGATTTTGCTGCAGGTGATGCATTATTTGGAGGGAGATCAAATCAGATTAGATATGAGACTAATATCAATCAGAATTGGATGTTTGGAGCAAGTATTGAATACTTGGAAAATATGGGTATTGAAAACCCTAATTCATTACATGGTGTTGCTCAAGCACAATTACCTCTCATCTCAATGAAATTTGTTTACCATAAGAAAAACACAAAGCTATTCTTCGGAGCAAGTGCAGCTCAATTAAATTGGACTGGAGGCCCAGAGGGAATGAATGCTTCTACTCCACAATTGGATGTTATTTTTGGCGGTAAGCGACAAATTGATAGAAAAAATTCTGTTTCTTGGAATGTAAACTATGGTATTGGCTCTGGTGAAAATATTTTAGCTTTTATTGGAAGTAATGCCAATGCTGTTTTAACCCAAGATGGGCAGTTAGTTTCTATGCAGTCTTTCTCTGCATTAGTAGGGTATACCCATCATTGGAATGACAAATTATCTTCTAATTTCTCTTATGCTTACGGTTGGTTAATGGATATTCCTGATTCAAGAGATCCATTTGCACTAAAAGCCGGTGGTATTTCACACATCAATTTAATTTGGCAACCGTTAAAGTATTTTTCAACAGGTATTGAATACATGAGAGGTACGCAGCGAACAGCCAATAGTAATTTGGGAACAGCGAATAGATTTCAACTGATGACAAAATTTGATTTCTAAACGAATAAAAAAAAGAGGTTGATATTATCGAAATATCAACCTCTTTATATAAATCAAAACAGTTCTAAAACTCTTTGACTTTTATGATTTTTACAGGACATGCTTCTGCAGCCTTTACATTTTCGTCTAGTTCAATAGGACTTACCTTAGTAGTGTAGAACCCTTTTTTATTGACTCCACCAACCAAAGTAGCTTTCCCATCTCTTTTTGACATCACCCATCTGTCTGGAGCAAACTCCACACAATAGTTACAGCCAATGCATTTATTTCGTTGATGCGTAATTGTAATTTTACTCATGATCGTTTTTAACGAATTAAGCTTCTACAGTTTCTGCATCCACTAGTTTATACAATTTATCAGAAGGACGAATTTGTGTATCCAATTTGATACTGAAAGTATCGCCTTTTACAGCCATTTCTTTCTTACCTTCATCGTTTACATGTAATTCTTCAACCACAGTCTCAACAACTCCAGTAGTCGGTCCAGTGATTAATAGTTTATCACCTACTTTTACTTTTTGAGTTTCCAGTTGGAATTCAGCTACTTGAATATTTTTGAAATAACGACGACCGTTACCCAAGAACACTTTTCTAGTTTTGGCTTTAGAACCATGCTGGTCAGTCCACTTACCCATTTCTTGACCAAGGTAGTAACCACCCCAGAAACCACGGTTGTAAACTTCAGTCATACGCTCTTTCCACTGCTCACCTTTTTCTTTAGTGTAAGTACCATCAAAGTAGCTGTCAATTGCTTCTCTGTAACATTGAGCAACTGTTTTTACATATTCAGGACCTTTACCACGTCCTTCGATTTTTAATACTCTTACTCCTGTATCTAATAATTGATCAAGGAAGTCGATAGTACATAAATCTTCAGGAGACATGATATATTCGTTATCGATTTCTAACTCATGTCCGTCTTCGATATCGATTACCTTATATTTTCTACGGCAGTTTTGTACACAAGCACCTCTATTGGCTGATGAGTTTTGTGTATGTAGTGATAAGTAACACTTACCAGAAACAGCCATACACAATGCACCATGAGCAAAAACTTCAACTTCTACTAATTCGCCAGAAGGACCAGTGATATTCTCATTTTTGATCGTATCACAAATAGTCTTCATTTGAACCATAGAAAGCTCTCTTGAAAGTACCATTACATCTGCAAATGTTGAGTAGAAACGTACTGTCTCTGCATTTGTAATATTTACTTGAGTAGAAATGTGAACTTCTACACCTACTCTGAAAGCATAGGCAATTACTGCTTGGTCAGAAGCGATAATCGCTGTAATACCAGATTCCTTAACACGGTCAACAACTCTACGCATAATCGATAAATCATGTTCGTAGATAATTGTATTCAGAGTTAAATATGATCTTACACCGTTTTCATTACAAATACGGGCAACTTCCTCAAGATCATCAAGAGTGAAGTTCATAGAGGCACGCGCTCTCATGTTGAGTTGCTCTACCCCAAAATATATAGAGTCGGCTCCACCTTGAATGGCAGCCATCATTGAGTCAAATCCTCCTGCAGGAGCCATTAGCTCAACGGGTCTCTTTGTTGCAGGTTTTTTAAATTTCTGATCCACTTATCGTTAATTTTAAAATTCGGAATGCAAATTTAGGTTGAATTTTTAAGGCAATCAATTTTTATTTAAATTAGATTACCTTTATTCTATGATAATCAATGCAATAGTACGAAAAACTGTTCTTGAAACCATATTTATTCACAAATGATAGACCTTTTAACCCTGAAAATCAAAAACATGGTATGCGATAGATGCATTCATGTAGTCTGGCAAACATTATTAGATATCGATGCTTCAGTAGATAGAGTAGAGCTTGGAACGGTCTATTTACAAGTGCCACTATCGAAAGATCAACAAACTTTATTAGAACAAAAATTAGGGGCATTAGGTTTTGAAATTCTTAATGATAAACAGAAAGAGGTAGTGGAGAGTGTTAAGAATTTTATCCACGATAAGTTTCAAAATCTCTCAATGACTACTTGGAGTGAAAACTTCTCAGATCAATTACAAAAACATATAGGAAAGGATTATTCTTATGTGAGTAAACTATTTTCGCTTACAGAAGGGGTGACAATAGAAAAATTCTTATCTAAGCAAAAGATCGAAAAATCTAAAGAATTGATCTCCTATGATGAAATGTCGTTAGCCGAAATTGCTGATTTATTAGGCTTTAGTAGTTCGCAGTATCTTTCGAGTAAATTTAAGCAAACAATTGGTTTAACACCTTCCGAATTTAAAAAGCAGATGCATAAACCAATGCGAAAAAGTTTGGATGAAATATAACTATTTCTTGATTACACACGTTATTATTCTTATATTAAAACTCATTAACTAGAATAGTTGCTATGAGCAAATTTTTGCCCTGATAAGAATTGAATGACTAGAAAAGATCTACTTTATAATAATCTACTTAGGTTACAACAAAGATTTTTCGAACAAAAACCTAATATGAAAGATTTCATGGAATCTTTGCTTGATAACATTATGGATTATCAGCAGGCATATTATGGATCTGTTTGTCGCCTACTTACTGACGGTACAGTGGATAACTGTATCATTCGGTTTAATAAAAGAAAAACTTCATCCCCTAACTTAGATTCACTTGTTCGAAAAGTATTTCATACCAAAGAAATTCTTCAAAATGAAGAAGGACAAGTGATATGTCCCATAATTAACTCAAAAACCGATGAGGTTGAAGCCTGCTTTGTATTATTAATTCCCAAAAATGGCAGCATCTTAGATGATAATGCTCTATCTCAGGTAAGAGCAATTGCAGAAATGGCTCTGTCTCAATCTTCATTAGAAATGGAGGAAGTATCAACTACAATTCATCAAAAAGGTGATTTTGAAGAAGATGATATTACTTACAAGCCATTTTTTACTGATACAGTAGGTTTATGTGCCATTGTGGAACCACATACTTGTGATTTTTTGTTCTTAAATAAAACATGGGAGAGAATCTTAGGTTATTCCATAGAAGAATTAAAGTCTTACCCTTTCATGAATTGGTTGCATGTGGATGATATCAATGACTCCTTGGCTGTTTTTCAAGAAGTATACGAAGGAAAAGCAGTGAAATCATTTATCAATAGATACAGAACCAAATGGGGAGAATACAAATATTTCGAATGGGATATTACCCGTAACATTGATAATGGACTGATTTATTGTATCGGAAAAGACATTACGAAACAACATGAAAATCATGAAAAATTATTTTTCCAATCTACAATCCTAAGAGGTGTTCAAGATTCAGTCTTAGTGATCGATTTGGAAGGAAAGGTTTCGTTTGTCAATGATTCCGTAATTCAACTTACAGGTTACCCAAGAAACTATTTACTCGGGAGATCTTTAAATGTAATATTAAAGGGGCTTGATAAGAGTAATTCTTTTAGTATTTCAGCCGAGGATGTACTCAAAAATGATAATACCATCGAGCTTCAAATTCAGAATAAAAACGATGAGTTTATCTGGGTAGAAGTTAGAACGTCAATCTTATCAGATGTCTATGGTGATTCTATTGGGTTCTTAGGTATCATTAAAGATATCACACCAAGAAAGGAATACGAAGAGACACTAATGAAGAGAAACGAAGCATTGAGTAAAGCCAATAAAGAGTTGGATAACTTCGTTTATCGAGTTTCTCATGATTTAAGAGCTCCAATTACTTCTGCTTTAGGGTTGATCGAACTATCAATGGATGCATCACTAGAGCAAGTAAAAGAATACTTGGAGTTGCAACAAAGAAGTTTAATGAAATTGGATAGCTTTATTCATGATATTCTTAATTATTCTAGGAATAACAGAATGGAATTGCGTCCAGTTAAGATTAATATAAAAGAGCTTTTACATTCAACAGTAGATCAGTATAGATTTATCAATCAATACATTGAAACCACTGTAAACATTAATATAGAGGTACAAAATGAATTGTATTGTGATGAGTCCAGATTGTCCGTGATTCTGAATAATATTATCTCTAATGCTTTTAAGTTTACCTCAAGAATTTTAAAACCTACGATTAACATAAAAGCATTAGTAGAACCATCTGATTTGATA is part of the Flammeovirga agarivorans genome and harbors:
- a CDS encoding helix-turn-helix domain-containing protein, with protein sequence MIDLLTLKIKNMVCDRCIHVVWQTLLDIDASVDRVELGTVYLQVPLSKDQQTLLEQKLGALGFEILNDKQKEVVESVKNFIHDKFQNLSMTTWSENFSDQLQKHIGKDYSYVSKLFSLTEGVTIEKFLSKQKIEKSKELISYDEMSLAEIADLLGFSSSQYLSSKFKQTIGLTPSEFKKQMHKPMRKSLDEI
- a CDS encoding PAS domain-containing sensor histidine kinase yields the protein MKDFMESLLDNIMDYQQAYYGSVCRLLTDGTVDNCIIRFNKRKTSSPNLDSLVRKVFHTKEILQNEEGQVICPIINSKTDEVEACFVLLIPKNGSILDDNALSQVRAIAEMALSQSSLEMEEVSTTIHQKGDFEEDDITYKPFFTDTVGLCAIVEPHTCDFLFLNKTWERILGYSIEELKSYPFMNWLHVDDINDSLAVFQEVYEGKAVKSFINRYRTKWGEYKYFEWDITRNIDNGLIYCIGKDITKQHENHEKLFFQSTILRGVQDSVLVIDLEGKVSFVNDSVIQLTGYPRNYLLGRSLNVILKGLDKSNSFSISAEDVLKNDNTIELQIQNKNDEFIWVEVRTSILSDVYGDSIGFLGIIKDITPRKEYEETLMKRNEALSKANKELDNFVYRVSHDLRAPITSALGLIELSMDASLEQVKEYLELQQRSLMKLDSFIHDILNYSRNNRMELRPVKINIKELLHSTVDQYRFINQYIETTVNINIEVQNELYCDESRLSVILNNIISNAFKFTSRILKPTINIKALVEPSDLILTIEDNGIGIKNEHIEKIFDMFYRATDMNNGSGLGLYIVQEAVKKLGGDITVDSVINEGTTFQIVIPNLWSIFPTGIMVSKEKATN
- a CDS encoding serine hydrolase domain-containing protein produces the protein MKKTLLSSLLVGISISQLFAQGANIHEQKGDYRTPISEFRNGFTQNQVQKFRENYNLSHLLKGGDDAVWWGLRTSELFPTSILEPTQEIMELGINLDTKIGEVKANTKHFGEISLDDFMVHPHSYAQGFLVVHKGEIVYENYQGMTEKDHHVWMSCAKIIPGLAVDLLISDGKINEELPIEHYIHEFRHTAYGKIKVKDIMDMTAGLNSEENDLTRSDSNSIATRLFLAEFGLPFKGEHQKVKDVLKSAEYQNLAGMKLEYSSSNTEMLVLLVESVTGKPFSAFVDQRIYSKIGAESSLNIHLSPDGIALGHGVVSSRLRDMARVGMLYTPSWNKIATEQVVSSEILEKIQKGTRSKEFYRNGYDGPVFIDRLGDDSMISNSRQWDAVWPNGDFWKAGLQGQGIYVSPEKDLVIVFFSTNGQDDSVHRYVRQIVNVIQ
- a CDS encoding peptidase U32 family protein, whose protein sequence is MDQKFKKPATKRPVELMAPAGGFDSMMAAIQGGADSIYFGVEQLNMRARASMNFTLDDLEEVARICNENGVRSYLTLNTIIYEHDLSIMRRVVDRVKESGITAIIASDQAVIAYAFRVGVEVHISTQVNITNAETVRFYSTFADVMVLSRELSMVQMKTICDTIKNENITGPSGELVEVEVFAHGALCMAVSGKCYLSLHTQNSSANRGACVQNCRRKYKVIDIEDGHELEIDNEYIMSPEDLCTIDFLDQLLDTGVRVLKIEGRGKGPEYVKTVAQCYREAIDSYFDGTYTKEKGEQWKERMTEVYNRGFWGGYYLGQEMGKWTDQHGSKAKTRKVFLGNGRRYFKNIQVAEFQLETQKVKVGDKLLITGPTTGVVETVVEELHVNDEGKKEMAVKGDTFSIKLDTQIRPSDKLYKLVDAETVEA
- a CDS encoding ferredoxin; protein product: MSKITITHQRNKCIGCNYCVEFAPDRWVMSKRDGKATLVGGVNKKGFYTTKVSPIELDENVKAAEACPVKIIKVKEF
- a CDS encoding DcaP family trimeric outer membrane transporter, producing MKKIQLFIIACLLFAGDIYAQGFVSDQLNKNKDTVEWKDPSFPGSWSVSGNGKVRMKIGGYMKNDFVYDVNGTRDKTQFLMSTIPVQGEADYGSSGYISFFSKETRINLDVRSKVNNTPVQMFVEGDFFSSTGNQFRMRHAYIKVGGFTFGQTWTNLTFLETLPFIIDFAAGDALFGGRSNQIRYETNINQNWMFGASIEYLENMGIENPNSLHGVAQAQLPLISMKFVYHKKNTKLFFGASAAQLNWTGGPEGMNASTPQLDVIFGGKRQIDRKNSVSWNVNYGIGSGENILAFIGSNANAVLTQDGQLVSMQSFSALVGYTHHWNDKLSSNFSYAYGWLMDIPDSRDPFALKAGGISHINLIWQPLKYFSTGIEYMRGTQRTANSNLGTANRFQLMTKFDF